TATTTAGAGACGTCGTATAGATCTTCAACTTTTAACTCACGATTCTTCATCAGCACTGCAACAGCCTTTGCGCTGTCCATGGGGCTGCCCCCACCGAGACCGATAATAAAATCAAACGAAGCTTCTTTATATTCGGATAGAACACTCCTTATCAAGCTGAAGGTCGGATTCTCTTCGACTTCATCGAAAATCTCATAGTCAGTACCAATCTGAGACAAAACTCTGAGTAAGTCGTCAAGGGAACCATTTTCCTTCGACGATCTTTTGCCGGTGAGAATTAAAGCTTTCTTACCAAGCGATTTCAAAACATCCTTATTTTGTTCAACACACTTTTCTCCAAAATAGATCTTCGTAGGCATGAAATAATACCACATATTGAAATACCTCCTCAGCTGAAAAGCCCTATCTGCCGACTCTTTTGAGTCAATTCATGAGCTAAGCGAGTTGGCTCAGGCAATCTGTGGCCCAAACAACATTTTAAGGTCAACTTTAAAGCAGAAAGGATATCACATTTGTGACCTGGAGACACGAACAAGGGTTTATTTCCAACTTTAGTTCTAACCACAGCACCGATCACCTCGTTTTTATCATACAGAAACGTGTAAGAACCTTGGACGTTCGGAGGTTCTATGAAACTCCCATAAAGGTGAGATTTTGCAACTCCTATGGTTGGTAAATCTATAAACAAACCCATATGGGACGCGATACCGAGTCTTCTAGGATGCGCTATACCTTGACCGTCGAACATCACAACATCTGGCGCCATCCTCAGTTGTTGCCATGCTTTCAAAAACACAGGACCTTCTCTGAAAGCTAGTAAACCAGGTACATACGGAAAAGTCACTTTTTCGCGCACAACTATTTGCTCAACAACTCTCATATTCATTAAATCTACAACTACAACGGCAGCAACACCAACATCCGCTTCTGGGAAAGCGAGATCAACTCCCGCAATGAACCTGACATCCCTCAGGGAAGTTAATTCTATCATCGATCTGAGTTGCTTTTGAATTTCAACCGCTTTCTCCGCAGATACATCCCATTCGTGGAGACTTCTGTAGTTCATACTCACCTCACCACTACAAAAGCATCTATGGGGAATTTCGGATAGATTCTATTCTTAGAAAGCTTATCGATCAGGTCAAAATAACTCCTCGATGTAGTAGAATCGTTCACAAACCTGAATTCAAACTCCTTATCTGGATAAACTTTTTTTAAGATGTTTTTCAGATCAGTTTGCTTATCAGACGATAGAAGAAAAACAATATCTTTGGTGTAGGTCAATCCCACATCTTCCCAAACCATGAGGATCGGTTGTACTTCAACCTTGCTCCAGAGGTTGGTTTGTTTCTCCAAAAAGGCGCGTGTTTTATCTGACGAGCCGTTGATCACAACCAATCGCAGGGCACCCGATCGCTGCATGGGACTCAAAGTTTTGAGGACTTGCTTATAAGATTCGATTTTCTTTTCATCTAGAACCACGTTACCACTGTTGTTTATGATGTAAGGAAAAGAAACAAACTCCATTGAAAATCCTTTCCTGAGCTTGGAAAACAGGTAAATCAATTCACCCCTTGAAACTTCAAAATCAATATTCTTTTGCAACCTCTGGAATATAGAAAGAAGTTTTTGAAAGCTCACAAGTCTCGCGTTAGCCATAAGTTTCGTCAACACCTCTTTTTGTCTCTCTATTCTGGCCAGATCACCCATCGAATCTTTCCTGTATCTTATGTAAGCGAGCAGTTCTTCACCCCTCATCTGGTAAATTCCAGGTTGAAAATCGATGTACAATTTTTGCACACTGTCGAAGTATTTCATAGGTTCCTTGACGTGTATTTCTACAGGACCAAGTTCGTCGCCAAGGTATTTGAACGCAGCGTAGTCTACGGTCACCGCTCCATTGAAATTTGTATCCAACATCTTCGATAAGGTTTGCTTCAAACCGGCAGTTCCAGATTTGGCATAGACGGAATTAATCTTATTGTTACCCAGAAGCAGATCTCGTGGCACGCTGCTGACCAGCACTTTCCTCTCGCGGTGATCCACCAGTACGATCATTATCACATCAGCTCGGCGTGTACTTTCTATTACAGCATCTACTCCGATCACTAAAAGTGAATACGGATTAGTTTCAGGCTCTTTGTAAAGGAAATATTTGAAAAGCCATCCAGAAAACAAAGTGAGAAATAGCAGTATGAAAAGACTAGTAACTAATGTCAAAATTGCCAATGTTCGTGCAAATGTCACTGGTTTCAAACCTTCCTCCAAAGTTCATTCTACCACATCGTAATACAACGAGCTGCTCAACAAGATCTCGATTTTCTCAAAAACAGTTCTTAATCGAGCCTTCTCAAGTAAAGATCAACAATTCACAATCGCGTTTCGCTGACAGTTTCATCAGAATATTAATAACGCACATCCACAATGTTCGTGTAAAATGTGCTTTGGGAGTCAGAAACATGAGATTCCTGTTTGAATCAATTGTTACACTTGGGCTGTTCGTCCTACTCTACATTCTAGTCAGAAAGCGTAAAGCCCAGCTGAAGGATATTGAAAACGTTGTTCGCTCAAAATTCAATAGAGAAGGCTGGTCTATTGTTTTCTCGTCGATCGAGAACGGTGCAAAGTTCACGTTGTACAATCGCAGGGAAAAGTTTGTGCTTGTAGTTTTCACAAAAAACTTCAATTTTGATATATTTAAACGCTCCGTAATTATAGCACTCTTGAACCGAGCAGAACGCATCGAAGTTTATCACTCGATGACAAATTCTCATGTGCGAAAAGCAGTAAATTACTTCAACAAGAACGGCAAACTCCACAAGACAAAGTTGATCGACTTTGAAGGGGAAATATCATGATGCTACGCCTTTTTATCTTTGTTCTTTTAATTGTTCTTCTTTCTATCATTCTGAATCGAAACGTACGAAAAAGAACAGTGAAAAGAAAAACTACTCCAAAAGATGGCCGAGAATTCGAGAGTTTTCTTTATGAGCTTTTCAAAAAAGCTGGTTATCAGGTACGTAAGACAGGATTCTCTCGTGATTTCGCTGCAGATCTTTTGATCGAAAATAGAGGCAAACTCGTAGTACTCCAAGCCAAGTATTATAACAAACCAATAGATAAAAGCGCTGTTGAAGAAGCTGTCGTAGCAGGAACAATTTATGGCACGAAGTATGTCGGTGTTGTCACGAACAACGAGATACCTGACCGTGTCAAAGATTTTGCAAGGCAATTCGAATCAAAAACGTTTGTAAGAAAAATCTATCTGATCGATGGAAAAGCTCTTGAGAGACTCAAGAGAGGCGAAAAAATCATTTGAGGAGGGAAGGTATGAGATATTTTAAAGAAATACCATTATGGAAAGATGTGAGTGAAAATGAATGGTACGATTGGAGATGGCAGCTTTCACACAGGATAATGGTTCTTGAGCAACTAGAAAGAGTTATAAACCTGACAGATCAGGAACGTGAAGGTATAAAACACTCTTTGAAATTTCTAAGAATGGCTATAACACCTTATTACGCGAGTCTCATGGATCCAGAGGACCCAAATTGTCCCATTAGAAAACAAGCTGTTCCAACAGTCAAAGAGTTGAACATAAGTGAAGAGGAAATGGTTGACCCCTTGCATGAAGATGTCGATTCTCCTGTCAGAGGTTTAACTCACCGTTATCCAGACAGGGTGCTCTTCCTTGTAACTGATCAATGTGCTATGTATTGCAGACACTGCACACGACGAAGATTCGCTGGAGAAACAGACGCACCACTTGCACGAGAATACATAGACGCCGCGATAGATTACATAAAGCAGAACAAAAAGATCAGAGATGTACTCATATCGGGCGGTGATCCATTGACGTTGTCAGATGAGAGACTGGAAGAAATCATTTCCAGACTGAGGTCCATAGAACACGTTGAGATCATCCGTATAGGTACGCGAGCACCGGTAGTCTTGCCAATGCGAATCACACAGTCGCTCGTTAGTATGCTCAGAAAGTACCATCCTATATGGTTAAACACCCACTTCAACCATCCAAAAGAATTCACTGCCGACTCAAGAAAAGCGTTGGCCATGCTGGCCGATTCAGGTATACCACTCGGTAATCAGACAGTGTTACTCAGGGGTATCAACGACTGCCCAAGAATCATGAAAGAACTCGTTCATGAACTTGTTAAGAATCGCGTCAGGCCTTATTACATATATCAATGTGATCTATCGAGAGGACTTTCACACTTTAGAACCAGTGTTGCAAAAGGAATAGAAATCATTGAATACTTGCGTGGCCATACCTCAGGTTTCGCAGTGCCAACTTACGTGATAGATGCGCCAGGCGGAGGGGGAAAAATCCCTGTTGGACCACAGTATCTCGTATCGATGGGAGAGGGAAAAGTCATCCTGAGAAATTATGAAGGAGGAATCTTCGCTTATAAAGAACCAAATGATTACAAAAGTCAATGCGAACCAGACGAAGATGTAGGAGGAATCGCTTCACTGCTCAGCGGAAAGGGCAAATATCTCTTACCACAACAGCTCGAAAGAACCAGGAGGATTCAGGAATGGAAAGAAAAGAAATCATCTACATCTTAGGTACTAAGAAAGGCGTTGGCAAAACTACCGTGTTGAATCACTTTCTTCGTCGCTGGAAAAATTGTTGTGTTGCGAGCATTGGATTGGATGGTGAAGAGAAGGACAATCTAACGAACGAACCAAAACCATGCGTTCATGTCACGAAATATCACCTCGTCTTGACAGGTGAAAGATTCCTGAACCTTTCAAAGTTCGAAGTGATAGATGTTTATTCCCACAATGCTATTGTAGGTCACATCATACTGGCACGCCCTTTAATTGAGACGACAGTGGTTCTCACAGGAGCAACCACTGCGATGATTCAACGAATCGTAGTTGAACAAAAATTTAGCAAAATCATCATAGATGGTGCATTCAACAGATTGATTCATGCAGGTGTGATAGACGGAGCAAAAATATTCTTAGTAGTCCACGGTGATGAGCTTGAAAGTATGAGGATTATCAAGAAAGTTCTCTTTGCTTCGAATCTACCTAGAGCCCCTCAGCATATCCTTGAAGTTTTTCACGAAAAAAGAGGCGTCTGGGCATTCACGAAAGATGGTAGTGTTACAAAAATCTCAGACTCTTGTTTGACTTTGAAGTATTTTAGTGAAAGCGGTTTTGAGTGGCTTTACATCTCAGGATTCGTTACGCAATCTATCTTAGAAATGAAAGATAAAATAAAAATATGCCTCGCTAATCCCATCGCCATTGCAGAAGTTCCGAGCAATTTTGATAACATATATACAGCGAACAGTATAAAGCTTGAGAGGATGTTCATCAACTCATCTGAGAATCGTGAATTGCTGAAATTTTTGAAGACATGGCTTGGAGATTCCATTGCTGAAGTTGATGATGTTTTTTCCGTCTGAGGAGGTGTTAATTCAGTGGCGAGGATAGCTGTGGACATGCAAGAACTATCCGAAAAGATTTCGATCGTATCGAAAGTGGTTCCCTCCAAAGTCATAAAACCAATTCTAGGTTGTGTCTTGTTTGACCTGAACGAAAAGGGTGTGTATCTCCTCGCTTCCGACTTAGAAACGAGTGTGAAAGCGAGACTCAACTGCGAGTATGAAGGACTTGGAAAATTCGCGGTAGACGCAAAAGTTCTCTATGAAGTTGTGAAAACACTACCGAACGATGTTGGAGCCACTCTTGAATTGACTCCTTCGAACCTTTCCATAGAGTGTGGAAAAAGCAAATTCAAACTTTCTGCAGTAGATCCAACCGATTTTCCAGAAGTATCGCTTGGTACCATTGGCGCAAGTTTTGAAATAGAAGCGAGTCTTCTCTACAACATGATTGAAAGAGTCATCTTCTGTGCTGCTGTGGACGAGTTTATGAGGAACCTCAACGGTGTTTATTGGGAGCTTGGCAATGGTTTTCTAAGACTTGTCTCATCTGATGGTTTCAGGTTGGCATTGGCTGAACAGAGATTACCAATCCGAAGCGAAATGGGATTCCTTTTATCCTTAAAGAGTATGAAGGAGCTCATGAATGTGACTCGAGGTTGTGGTGAGAAAAATCTTCGCTTCGAGTATGATGGAAAACGTGTTGGTATCATGGTTGCAGATGTAGAAACGGTGGTCAGAGTTGTTGAAGTAGAATTTCCAGATTACAAGAGAGTATTGCCAAAAGCGTTCAAAACAAAGGTCGTTGTTTCTACCAACGATTTGATAGAATCTCTGAGAAGGACCATGGTGATCGCCAAGAGAGGTAGCGAATCCATCAGAATTGAAGTCGTGGAGAACGTCTTGATTTTGAGCAGTAGAAGTCCAGACTATGGAGAGGTGAATGAAGAAATAGAAGTGCGGAAAGAAGGTGAAGATATCATCGCTGCGTTCAATCCTAAATTTTTGATCGAAGCTTTGCGACACATAGAAACCGAGGAAGTTGAAATGAACTTCATCGATAGTACGAGCCCTTTGCAGATGAACCCGCTTGACGTAGAAGGTTACCTTTACGTCGTGATGCCGATAAGGATTGTATGACACATGAGATTGATTTGTGAACGTGTAACAAAAAGGTTCGCAGGTACCACGGCTGTCAAAGATATCAACCTCGATGTAGAAGCAACTTGTATAGTTGTGATGGGGGCAAACGCAGCGGGGAAATCCACACTGCTGAAAATGATCGCCACAGTTTTGAGACCTGATGAGGGAAGATTGATTCTAAACGGTTTTGACATTGTGAAACATCCTCACCTCATTAGAAAGCGGTTGTCATATCTCCCAGAGGAGCCGGCGCTGATAGAAACGCTCTCCGCCCGTGAGAATCTCAAGTTTTTTGCAAAGATTAAAGGTGACAATGGTGAATTTTTAAATTTATCACGCATGCTGGGAGTAGATTTAGACGATCATAAACCTGCGAGAAATCTTTCAAAAGGAACTCGAAGGAAGCTTTCACTTTGTATCGCGCTTCTTGGTGAACCAGAAATCCTTGTACTGGATGAGCCAACGAGCGGACTTGACGAGGAAGCCAGAGCAGTCGTTTGGTCTAAGCTTAAGGAATTGAAAGAAAAAAATGTGGCGATGATCATCGCCACACATCAAATCGAAGAAGTCAAAGATTTAGCCGATGTACTTCTCATTTTAGATAAAGGTCATTTGATAAAAACAGTTCAACTAGGATCAGTTACCAGCAACATCCAGCTCTGAGACAATGACAGAAGGACCGTACCAATAACCTGATACGATTTCACAATCTGCACCTATACACTCAATGTTTTGAAGCAGCTTCAAGAAATTGCCAGAAACTGTGAACTGTTCTATCGGTTCAACAATCTTTCCATCAACCACTCTATAACCGTTAGCACCTAAAGAAAATTCTCCAGAGACGGGCCTAACTCCTGAATGTAAACCATCGAGCGCAGTTACTACCAATCCTTCCCCCAAGTTTTCGATCAATTCTTGATAGTTTGTTGAACCGACTTGCATCACGACGTTCAGAGGAACACATCTTTGGTTGAAAACGTTTCCAGTTGGCCTTATACCTTCTTTCTTTGCCGATCTTATTGAGTGGAAAAACGTGGTCAGAACACCGCGATCTATGAATTTTTTCTGCGTGGTTGGAACGCCTTCGTTATCGAATGAACGCTTCACTGGAAGTTGCTCAAAAAATGGATCTTCCAGGATTGTGAGGTTATCAGACGCGATCTTTTCTTGTAATTTTCCTTTTAAAGGTGAAAGACCCTTTTGTACAGCCTCAGCTGAGAAAATAGACATAAACGCGAGGAAAAGTTGCGCAAATACATCCCTTCGAAGCAAAAGTCGATACCTACCACTTTTAACGGTTTGAGCTCCAAGTTGAGAAACTGCTTCCAAGGCAGCTTCTTCAGCTATCTTGTCTACATCGAGTTCAATCGGACTTGAAGCATACCACGCACGAAAACCTCTTTTAGGTTTCTTCCCATCGGAGGCGACAAGATATACGAAAGCGGAACCAAATCCAAAGCTCTCCTCTAACTCTAAACCTTTCGTATTGAACAAAAGAATTTCATTCCTTTGATGACCATAGCCGCTCATGATAACGGTTTGCACTCTTTTATCGTAAGACATGGCTTTCTCTTCCATTCTTTTTGACAAATTTATCTTTTCCTTTACTGACAGATCTTCGAATGGATCTTCGTATCTGAAAGGTTCACGCTGTGGTTTCTCACCCCAGATGCTATCTTCATCGAGCGTGTCGGTGATCAAAAAGTTCTCGTAAGCACTGTTCACAAGGAATTCTGCAGAGCTTTCGTCCAGAATCTCCACTGTGGCAAAACAAGATTTTTTCTTTTTCACTGCTTTGAGAGTTGCTCGCTTCGATGAGGCATCGGTATAATTTTCTATTTTACCTTTACTCACAACAACTTCGAACTCCCTTTGATTCGAAACGACCACTTCACAATCATCAAAGCCTTTATCTTTAGCCAGTGAAAAAACTTTCTCTGCAAATTTTTTCTCGTTCATTTTCTTCGCCCCCCAACAATCAATTCTCTGACCCGAATGGTCGGCTGACCAACGTCGGCAGGTACCCCACCAGATATGGAACCGCATATTCCCTGACCACGAGCAAGATCATTTCCAACCATGTCTATGTTGTTGATGACCTCAATACCTTTGCCTATCAAAGTCGCGCCACGCACGGCTTTAGTGATCCTTCCCTTTTCGATGAGGTAACCTTCCATAACTGCAAAATTGAATTCTCCAGTAGCTGGATGGACAGACCCGCCACCCATACGCTTTGCGTAAAGTCCGTAGTCTGTGGCTGATATGATCTCTTCTGGCAAGTACTTACCAGCCATTATGAATGTGTTGCTCATCCTTGAGGTTGGAATGTATTTATAACTCTCCCTACGACCACAACCGTTGGGTTTTAGCCCCATTTTCTTGGAATGGAAAATATCGACCAAATAGTTTTTCAGCACACCATTTTCAATGAGCACATTGCGTTGTGTCGGTGTTCCTTCATCATCAATGTTACTTGATCCCCACGCGTTAGGTATAGTCCCGTCGTCGACAGCAGTGATACATTCGGCTGCAACCTTCTGACCAAGTTTGTCTGCAAAAACAGATGCCCCCTTTGCTACGGATGTGGCTTCCAATGCGTGCCCACAAGCTTCATGAAAAATAACTCCGCCGAACTCGTTTGCTATTACAACTGGCATCTTGCCTACGGGAGCATACTCAGCTCTAACCATCCTATCGGCTATTCTAGCTGCTTCCGCCCCAATGTCTTCAGGACTATGAAAGTTGAAAAACTCAAAACCCATAGAAGCACCAGGACCATAAAATCCCGACTCTTGCTCACCATCTTTCGTAGCAACCGCTGTGACCATGAGCCTTGTTTTGATTCGCCTATCATTTCCCACTATTCCCTCCGAATTTGCAATGAACACCTTTTGATCGTAGTCCCAGTATCGAACAACAACTTGCGTGATGAGACTAGAGTAGTTCTTTGCTCCTTCGTGCGCAAGTTTTAGAATTCTCGCTTTTTCTGTCTTCGAAATATCCAACGGATAAAAAATCACACGATTAAAATTCTTCACATCCAAGTTCTTCATATTTAAAGGCTTTTCAACAGGTTGACGCACTTCGAGAACTTCGATCAATCTATCAATCATGTTCAACAGCTGCTTCTCATTCGGATCGTTCGTATAAGCGTAAACTTGTTGATCATCCTTGAACAACCTGATACCTACACCAAAATTTCTTTCGCTAGTTGCTACGTCAATCTTTCCGTCAACCATGGTTATCTTCGTATCGAACCTGTCTTCGGCAAAAATTTCAACAAAATCTGCTCCCAATCTTAGGCCATAACCTATGACTCGTTCAACCAAACTTGCTTCTAACAAATTGCATCACCTCAGAACAAATTGTAGCATTTTAGGTTCGCAAAGCGTACATGTTCCTGTTTTATACTCTCTTCGGTGATGAAAACTGGAACTCGTTGCTTTATGTACATCGGGCCTTGAGGGTGCCGTTTGTAAAGAGATCAAAGAACTGGGTTTCAAGATAATCAAAGTAACAGCTGGACATGTTCATTTTTCCGCCGATTTGAGAGACATCCCGCGTATCAATGTTTGTCTATACAGCGCCGAACGAGTATTGATACTCCTTGCTGATTTCGAAGCCAGAAATTTCGATGAACTGTTTGAAGGGACTTTCAGTGCTAATTGGCAGGATTTCATACACGATCGAGGTACTCTAATCGTTGAAAAGGTCAAAGTTAGAAATTCCAAACTATCAGCCACGGGTGCCATAGCTTCGGTAGTCAAAAAAGCAATATATGAGAAGATACATTCCACTAAAGATCCAGATGGAATAAATTACCCTCTCTACGTGTACATAAAGAACGATAGAGTTTCAATACTCCTCGATACAACTGGACCAAACGCGCTGAGCAAAAGGGGCTATAGATTGAAGGTTTCCACCGCACCTTTAAGAGAAACTATAGCAGCTGGACTAATCATCGTTAGTGATTGGGATAGAGAAAAACTACTTGTAGATCCTTTTTGCGGTAGTGGAACGATATGCATAGAAGCAGCAAGAATGGCTTTAGATTTAATGAACACTAAGCGAGGATTTGCGTTTCAAACTTGGCCAATTTTTAAAGGTTCAACGACCTTTGATTCCACTGAACAAAAGAAGAAAAAAAGTGAGGTTGTTTCACTCGGTTTCGACAAAGATCCCCATGCCATAAAAATCGCCCGCGAAAATTCGTTGCGCGCAGAAGTTAATGATAACACAAAGTTTTTATGTAAACCTCTCGAGAAGCTGGGGAAATTCAAAAACGTACATGTGGTGACAAATCCTCCTTATGGTGTGAGAATTCGAAATAGCAAAGAGAATTTACACCTAACTCTCAAAAAGTTGTTCGATACATTTGAAAACTCGACAGTATGTTTAGCTAGTCCAGACGGTGAACTAGAAGAGTTATTTAAAACCAAAGCATCGAAAAAGCTGCGTTTTCAAAACAGTGGTATATGGACTTGGTTCTACATTTTTAACTCGAATTGAAAAAGGGCCCTTTTGGGCCCTTTTGTTCTCTTCTTAGAGGAAATTTAAGCCATTTTTTCTTCTTCCGCAGCACGAGGAGTTTCTTCAATTTGAATGTTGGCAAAGATTTCTAACCCAGTCCCAGCAGGTATGAGCTGACCAACTATGACGTTTTCTTTCAAACCTTGCAGATAGTCAACCCTACCCTCGATGGCTGCTTCAGTTAGAACTTGTGGCGTCTGCTGGAACGAAGCTGCGCTTAGCCAACCTTCTTGCTCCAGAGAAGCTTTGGTGATTCTCAACAATCTTCTTCTATACTTCATTGGCTCTTTAGGAGCGATTTGATAAACCGTAGGTCTACCATCCTCAATTACGACAATTTCCTTGATCCCAGCGTTGACAGATTTCTCAACAATTTCTTCCGTGACTTCCGCACCTTCAGGAGCAATTTGAACGATCTCATCGTTCACTTTTGCTACGACTCTCTTGGCTAGAATCTTCCCAACAACAGCACTCCTGTTGCTCTGTACGTGAGCATTAGATTTCAGTATCTCGTTGTTTATTCTCATAGCTTCAGCGAGTGGGAGCAGTTCTCCCGGCAAGAAATCTGTGTCACCTGGATCTACTACTTCGACTCTTCCGAGCATCTGCCTGATGATTATCTCAAAATGTTTATTGTGAATCTCAACTCCTTGTTCAACGTAAACCTTTTGAGTTTCTCTGAGCAAGTACATCGCTGTAGCTTCAACACCAAGTGTATCCATAAATTTTCTCAGTTTCACAGCACCTGTCGTGAGCATTTGGCCAGGTAGTACCTTCTGGCCTCTAGTGACATTTTCTTTGACTTTATCTGGTATTTCATATTCGTATATTTCCCCAGCGAGATCTTCAATATAGATCTTCTTCTTACCATCCACTTCTTTTATATCCCTCACGAAACCTGCGACTGAACTGAACACACCTTCAGGTTCTTTGAGTTTTTTCCTCGCCTCGAACAACTCTTCAGCTCTTGGCAATCCTTGTGTTATATCTGCGGCTGTCGCTATACCTCCAGTGTGGAACGTTCTCATCGTGAGCTGTGTTCCAGGTTCGCCGATCGATTGAGCTGCAATTATTCCAACTGCTTCACCAACGTTGACCACTTTGTGGTTAGACAGATCCATACCGTAGCACATTGCGCACACACCGCGTTCGGCTTCACAAGTCAATGGTGATCTCACGTAGATGTTTGGTCGCACTTTAACTGTTCTCACACCATTTTGTTCAAGTATAACAGCCGTTGTTTCATCTATTTCTTCTTGATAAACAAGTAGCTGCTTTTCACCCTTCTTGTCCCAGATTACCTCTTGAGATATAGTCCCAACGATGGGATAAATCTTTATCTTGATCTGCCTCTTACCAGCATTGCGAGCGTTGCGGATCAGATCCCAGCTGACTTCCGTACCAACTTCGTAAATCGTACCATCTTCAAGTTTGATCTCTTCATTCGTTACAGCGTAAGAAATTGGCAACTGCAAACTCTGAAGATCCAGAGTTTGTTCAATGCACACGGGGACAGACACAACATATTTAGATAGGAATTCAGCGTCCTCATCGGATAGTAAGCAATTTCTAGCATATTCTTTGTCAGTCTTTGGATTTCTCACCACTTCACCAGTCAGAGGATCCAAAACGTCTTTTGCCAGAACCCTGCCGAACAAAAAGTCTTTCAACTTTTGAACCGTCAAAGCGTCGCTCACAAGCTCCATTGCCTTAATTCCGTTTTCCGTCCCGCAATCAGTCATCGTTATGAACACACTCTGTGCGACGTCAACGAGTCTTCTCGTTAGATAACCAGCAGAAGATGTTCGAAGAGCAGTATCCGCAGCACCTTTTCTTGCGCCATGTGTTGATATGAAGAACTCAAGTGAATTCAAACCCTCCCGGAAATTCGAAATTATTGGTATTTCAATAGTTTTTCCGGAGGGATCAGCCATCAAACCTCTCATACCTGCCAACTGCT
This window of the Pseudothermotoga sp. genome carries:
- the nfi gene encoding endonuclease V, with protein sequence MNYRSLHEWDVSAEKAVEIQKQLRSMIELTSLRDVRFIAGVDLAFPEADVGVAAVVVVDLMNMRVVEQIVVREKVTFPYVPGLLAFREGPVFLKAWQQLRMAPDVVMFDGQGIAHPRRLGIASHMGLFIDLPTIGVAKSHLYGSFIEPPNVQGSYTFLYDKNEVIGAVVRTKVGNKPLFVSPGHKCDILSALKLTLKCCLGHRLPEPTRLAHELTQKSRQIGLFS
- a CDS encoding LCP family protein codes for the protein MTFARTLAILTLVTSLFILLFLTLFSGWLFKYFLYKEPETNPYSLLVIGVDAVIESTRRADVIMIVLVDHRERKVLVSSVPRDLLLGNNKINSVYAKSGTAGLKQTLSKMLDTNFNGAVTVDYAAFKYLGDELGPVEIHVKEPMKYFDSVQKLYIDFQPGIYQMRGEELLAYIRYRKDSMGDLARIERQKEVLTKLMANARLVSFQKLLSIFQRLQKNIDFEVSRGELIYLFSKLRKGFSMEFVSFPYIINNSGNVVLDEKKIESYKQVLKTLSPMQRSGALRLVVINGSSDKTRAFLEKQTNLWSKVEVQPILMVWEDVGLTYTKDIVFLLSSDKQTDLKNILKKVYPDKEFEFRFVNDSTTSRSYFDLIDKLSKNRIYPKFPIDAFVVVR
- a CDS encoding restriction endonuclease — encoded protein: MKRKTTPKDGREFESFLYELFKKAGYQVRKTGFSRDFAADLLIENRGKLVVLQAKYYNKPIDKSAVEEAVVAGTIYGTKYVGVVTNNEIPDRVKDFARQFESKTFVRKIYLIDGKALERLKRGEKII
- the ablA gene encoding lysine 2,3-aminomutase, producing MRYFKEIPLWKDVSENEWYDWRWQLSHRIMVLEQLERVINLTDQEREGIKHSLKFLRMAITPYYASLMDPEDPNCPIRKQAVPTVKELNISEEEMVDPLHEDVDSPVRGLTHRYPDRVLFLVTDQCAMYCRHCTRRRFAGETDAPLAREYIDAAIDYIKQNKKIRDVLISGGDPLTLSDERLEEIISRLRSIEHVEIIRIGTRAPVVLPMRITQSLVSMLRKYHPIWLNTHFNHPKEFTADSRKALAMLADSGIPLGNQTVLLRGINDCPRIMKELVHELVKNRVRPYYIYQCDLSRGLSHFRTSVAKGIEIIEYLRGHTSGFAVPTYVIDAPGGGGKIPVGPQYLVSMGEGKVILRNYEGGIFAYKEPNDYKSQCEPDEDVGGIASLLSGKGKYLLPQQLERTRRIQEWKEKKSSTS
- the dnaN gene encoding DNA polymerase III subunit beta, with product MARIAVDMQELSEKISIVSKVVPSKVIKPILGCVLFDLNEKGVYLLASDLETSVKARLNCEYEGLGKFAVDAKVLYEVVKTLPNDVGATLELTPSNLSIECGKSKFKLSAVDPTDFPEVSLGTIGASFEIEASLLYNMIERVIFCAAVDEFMRNLNGVYWELGNGFLRLVSSDGFRLALAEQRLPIRSEMGFLLSLKSMKELMNVTRGCGEKNLRFEYDGKRVGIMVADVETVVRVVEVEFPDYKRVLPKAFKTKVVVSTNDLIESLRRTMVIAKRGSESIRIEVVENVLILSSRSPDYGEVNEEIEVRKEGEDIIAAFNPKFLIEALRHIETEEVEMNFIDSTSPLQMNPLDVEGYLYVVMPIRIV
- a CDS encoding ABC transporter ATP-binding protein, coding for MRLICERVTKRFAGTTAVKDINLDVEATCIVVMGANAAGKSTLLKMIATVLRPDEGRLILNGFDIVKHPHLIRKRLSYLPEEPALIETLSARENLKFFAKIKGDNGEFLNLSRMLGVDLDDHKPARNLSKGTRRKLSLCIALLGEPEILVLDEPTSGLDEEARAVVWSKLKELKEKNVAMIIATHQIEEVKDLADVLLILDKGHLIKTVQLGSVTSNIQL
- a CDS encoding TldD/PmbA family protein, which produces MNEKKFAEKVFSLAKDKGFDDCEVVVSNQREFEVVVSKGKIENYTDASSKRATLKAVKKKKSCFATVEILDESSAEFLVNSAYENFLITDTLDEDSIWGEKPQREPFRYEDPFEDLSVKEKINLSKRMEEKAMSYDKRVQTVIMSGYGHQRNEILLFNTKGLELEESFGFGSAFVYLVASDGKKPKRGFRAWYASSPIELDVDKIAEEAALEAVSQLGAQTVKSGRYRLLLRRDVFAQLFLAFMSIFSAEAVQKGLSPLKGKLQEKIASDNLTILEDPFFEQLPVKRSFDNEGVPTTQKKFIDRGVLTTFFHSIRSAKKEGIRPTGNVFNQRCVPLNVVMQVGSTNYQELIENLGEGLVVTALDGLHSGVRPVSGEFSLGANGYRVVDGKIVEPIEQFTVSGNFLKLLQNIECIGADCEIVSGYWYGPSVIVSELDVAGN
- a CDS encoding TldD/PmbA family protein, producing the protein MLEASLVERVIGYGLRLGADFVEIFAEDRFDTKITMVDGKIDVATSERNFGVGIRLFKDDQQVYAYTNDPNEKQLLNMIDRLIEVLEVRQPVEKPLNMKNLDVKNFNRVIFYPLDISKTEKARILKLAHEGAKNYSSLITQVVVRYWDYDQKVFIANSEGIVGNDRRIKTRLMVTAVATKDGEQESGFYGPGASMGFEFFNFHSPEDIGAEAARIADRMVRAEYAPVGKMPVVIANEFGGVIFHEACGHALEATSVAKGASVFADKLGQKVAAECITAVDDGTIPNAWGSSNIDDEGTPTQRNVLIENGVLKNYLVDIFHSKKMGLKPNGCGRRESYKYIPTSRMSNTFIMAGKYLPEEIISATDYGLYAKRMGGGSVHPATGEFNFAVMEGYLIEKGRITKAVRGATLIGKGIEVINNIDMVGNDLARGQGICGSISGGVPADVGQPTIRVRELIVGGRRK